The following proteins are encoded in a genomic region of Spirosoma sp. SC4-14:
- a CDS encoding M13 family metallopeptidase, whose translation MAPKPAPPRKFIDPQNMDLSVKPGDDFYEYANGNWIRQNPIPASKTRWGSFNELHEKSLDAMKSLLEEATKTTTRGRLYQMVGDFYSSGMDSLTLEKRGFDPIKPELARIDKVNNKQEFFDELAYQRTQGNGMLFGFGVTPDRKNVKKYLPQLVQGGTSLPDRDYYLKNDSRSLKIRDAYLDNLVKMFSLIGEEPTQASQDADVILRLETALAKAQMPRVEMRDPYKTYNKFTVSAFSKQTPDINWGDYLTKLGTKGQDTVLVQSPAFFRSLDSLVMATPIEDLRTYMRWNIVKSAAPYLSEAFVSQNFAFSRVLSGQKEQTPRWQRVSSLIDGSLSDLLGQLYVQTYFKPEAKQRMLTLVDNLEASFKEHIKNLDWMSDETKKKALTKLLAFKRKIGYPDKWKNYEGVTIARNDFYGNVKSASKWHYNYILNRLGRPVDRTEWGMTPPTVNASYSPINNDISFPAAILQFPFFDFDADDAINYGGIGAVIGHEMTHGFDDSGRQYDADGTLRDWWTKDDAAKFKERANQVRDQFFGFKVLDSIKVNGQLTLGENLADLGGLAIAYDAFKKTPQGKSKTKIDGFTPDQRFFLAWAQIWRSNQLPESAAQRILTDPHAPEMYRVNGPLPNIDAWYQAFNVRPGDKLYKPKDQRIKVW comes from the coding sequence ATGGCGCCGAAACCAGCGCCACCACGCAAGTTTATTGACCCTCAGAATATGGATTTGTCCGTTAAACCGGGCGATGATTTCTATGAGTATGCCAATGGCAACTGGATTCGGCAAAATCCGATTCCGGCCTCTAAAACAAGATGGGGTAGTTTCAACGAGCTTCATGAGAAAAGTCTTGATGCTATGAAATCGCTGCTCGAAGAGGCCACCAAAACCACAACCCGAGGGCGCTTGTATCAGATGGTTGGTGATTTTTATAGCAGTGGTATGGACAGCCTGACGCTCGAAAAACGAGGCTTCGACCCAATAAAACCTGAGCTGGCCCGCATCGATAAAGTAAACAACAAGCAGGAATTTTTCGACGAGCTGGCTTATCAGCGGACCCAGGGCAATGGTATGTTGTTTGGCTTTGGGGTTACTCCCGATCGGAAAAACGTTAAGAAGTATCTGCCCCAACTTGTGCAAGGAGGCACATCCCTACCCGACCGCGACTATTACCTTAAGAATGATAGCCGTAGTTTGAAAATTCGCGATGCTTATCTCGATAATCTGGTGAAAATGTTTTCGCTGATTGGCGAAGAGCCTACGCAGGCATCGCAGGACGCCGACGTAATTCTACGGCTCGAAACGGCGCTGGCTAAAGCACAAATGCCACGCGTTGAGATGCGCGACCCTTACAAAACGTATAATAAGTTCACGGTTTCCGCTTTCAGTAAGCAAACTCCAGACATTAATTGGGGCGACTACTTAACAAAGCTGGGTACCAAAGGTCAGGACACCGTTCTGGTACAAAGTCCCGCGTTTTTCCGTTCGCTCGATAGTTTGGTAATGGCGACTCCCATCGAAGACCTGCGAACATATATGCGCTGGAATATCGTAAAAAGTGCCGCCCCTTATTTGAGTGAGGCCTTCGTATCGCAGAATTTCGCCTTTTCGCGCGTGCTTTCAGGGCAGAAAGAGCAAACACCACGCTGGCAGCGCGTTAGTAGCTTAATTGACGGATCTCTAAGCGATTTGCTGGGTCAACTTTATGTTCAGACCTATTTTAAGCCAGAAGCCAAGCAGCGTATGCTCACCCTGGTCGACAATCTGGAAGCTTCGTTTAAGGAACATATCAAGAATTTGGACTGGATGAGCGATGAGACCAAAAAGAAAGCACTGACAAAACTGCTTGCCTTCAAACGCAAGATTGGCTATCCTGATAAATGGAAAAACTATGAAGGCGTAACCATTGCCCGCAATGATTTTTACGGAAACGTGAAGTCGGCCAGTAAATGGCATTACAACTATATCCTGAACCGGCTCGGTCGGCCTGTTGATCGCACCGAATGGGGAATGACCCCACCAACCGTAAATGCGTCCTACAGCCCCATTAACAACGATATCTCGTTCCCGGCCGCCATTTTGCAGTTTCCATTTTTCGACTTCGACGCCGACGATGCCATTAACTATGGTGGCATTGGTGCCGTAATTGGACATGAAATGACACACGGCTTCGACGACTCAGGCCGCCAGTACGACGCCGACGGAACCCTCCGCGACTGGTGGACAAAAGACGATGCTGCGAAGTTTAAGGAGCGTGCCAATCAGGTGCGGGATCAATTTTTTGGGTTCAAGGTTCTCGACTCCATCAAAGTGAACGGACAGCTAACTCTTGGCGAAAACCTGGCCGATCTGGGTGGTCTGGCCATTGCCTATGATGCCTTCAAAAAAACCCCTCAAGGGAAATCGAAAACCAAAATTGATGGTTTTACACCCGATCAGCGCTTTTTTCTGGCATGGGCACAAATCTGGCGTAGCAATCAACTTCCTGAATCGGCAGCACAGCGCATATTAACCGATCCGCATGCTCCTGAAATGTATCGGGTCAATGGACCATTGCCGAATATTGACGCCTGGTATCAGGCCTTTAATGTTCGCCCTGGCGATAAGCTCTACAAACCCAAAGATCAACGGATTAAGGTTTGGTAG
- a CDS encoding phosphatase PAP2 family protein, translating into MFIDFLKKNRLFFSLYALGLIVVGILQLLYTQAQLMQWVNARNNPIADGFFTYATYLGDGAFFVIVCLVLLIYNWRIGFMGFASFALSSLTSLFLKTIVFPNSPRPLKFFEHSTYEYHIIKGLDIHSYNSFPSGHTTSAFAVFGLLAFLDSRKDRGWFFFAIAFLTGYSRVYLFQHFVEDAYAGSLVGTTSSVLIYLFLYRWMNNKSVLGN; encoded by the coding sequence ATGTTCATTGATTTTTTGAAGAAGAATCGGCTTTTCTTCAGCTTATATGCATTAGGGCTGATTGTGGTAGGTATTCTTCAGCTTCTTTATACGCAGGCGCAATTGATGCAATGGGTAAATGCCCGAAATAACCCAATTGCTGATGGATTTTTCACCTATGCAACTTATCTGGGCGATGGCGCTTTTTTTGTAATCGTGTGCCTTGTGTTGCTTATTTATAACTGGCGAATAGGCTTTATGGGCTTTGCCAGCTTTGCCCTTTCTTCGCTGACTTCCCTGTTTCTGAAAACAATTGTTTTTCCGAACTCACCCCGGCCATTAAAGTTTTTTGAACATTCGACCTATGAATACCACATCATAAAAGGGCTCGATATTCATAGTTACAATAGTTTCCCATCTGGCCATACAACCTCCGCCTTTGCGGTATTTGGCTTACTGGCGTTTCTGGATAGCCGGAAAGATAGAGGCTGGTTTTTCTTTGCAATCGCCTTCCTGACGGGTTATTCGCGAGTGTACTTATTTCAGCACTTCGTTGAAGATGCCTACGCTGGTTCGCTCGTTGGCACTACTTCATCGGTGCTTATTTACCTGTTTCTTTACCGCTGGATGAACAATAAGAGCGTGTTGGGGAATTGA
- the mnmD gene encoding tRNA (5-methylaminomethyl-2-thiouridine)(34)-methyltransferase MnmD, translating into MKADVRLMLTADGSHTAVNQVLDKTYHSIHGAYQESQRVFIELGLWAAFAAFPGQVIRIFEMGFGTGLNALLTAREAEKYNRQVIYTAIEAYPMAVADARQLNYDQLLGTSYLSQLHESTWGEPVVISPTVTLTKLEGTLQDMPLTEQVHLIYFDAFAPTAQPELWEPEIFQQMANLLLPGGMLTTYCSKSYVQRNIRTAGLIVEKHPGPPHKRDILRASKPI; encoded by the coding sequence ATGAAAGCAGATGTTCGCTTAATGCTTACGGCCGACGGTTCGCATACGGCCGTTAACCAGGTTCTCGATAAAACATATCATTCGATTCATGGAGCCTACCAGGAATCGCAGCGCGTTTTTATCGAATTAGGTTTGTGGGCAGCATTTGCTGCATTTCCCGGTCAGGTAATCCGCATTTTCGAAATGGGTTTTGGTACAGGACTAAATGCCTTATTAACGGCTCGGGAAGCCGAAAAATATAATCGACAGGTAATTTATACTGCCATTGAGGCTTACCCGATGGCAGTAGCCGATGCCCGACAGCTTAACTACGATCAATTATTAGGCACGTCTTACCTGAGTCAGCTTCATGAGTCAACCTGGGGTGAGCCTGTAGTTATTAGCCCAACCGTTACCCTGACGAAGCTAGAGGGTACTCTGCAAGATATGCCACTTACCGAGCAGGTTCATCTGATTTATTTCGATGCGTTTGCTCCTACAGCCCAGCCAGAGCTTTGGGAGCCTGAAATATTTCAGCAAATGGCAAACTTATTGCTACCGGGAGGTATGTTGACCACCTATTGCTCGAAGAGCTACGTTCAGCGAAATATACGGACGGCCGGACTAATTGTTGAAAAACATCCTGGCCCACCCCATAAACGAGACATTTTGCGGGCTAGTAAGCCTATTTAA
- a CDS encoding DUF4293 domain-containing protein yields the protein MIQRVQTIFLFLIAVAMGVALANPIWEKPGLNPPAMAHLTALQYSEQQGVSTSVTPLWYLGLLLGLVALSSLYAVFQYRNRLTQTALCAVNALMLTAIMGIVIYWTIYRGKTYGNPADQGDFLVGFYAIIVALILNALANRFIRRDEKMVRDSNRLR from the coding sequence ATGATTCAACGCGTTCAAACGATATTTTTGTTTCTTATTGCCGTGGCTATGGGGGTAGCTTTAGCGAATCCGATCTGGGAAAAACCTGGACTTAACCCACCCGCAATGGCTCATCTAACCGCACTGCAATATTCTGAACAACAAGGAGTTTCTACATCTGTAACACCACTATGGTACTTAGGGCTTTTGCTGGGGCTGGTTGCTCTGTCGTCGCTCTATGCTGTTTTTCAGTACCGGAACCGACTCACCCAAACGGCCCTTTGCGCTGTTAATGCTCTTATGTTAACGGCTATTATGGGTATTGTAATCTACTGGACGATCTATAGGGGTAAAACCTATGGGAACCCAGCCGATCAGGGCGATTTTCTGGTAGGGTTTTATGCCATCATTGTCGCTTTGATTTTAAATGCACTGGCTAACCGCTTTATTCGCCGGGACGAAAAAATGGTACGCGATTCTAACCGCCTTCGCTAA
- a CDS encoding two-component regulator propeller domain-containing protein — protein MRTYLFLFLIVGMQGKAQSRLEKAAAGQSADQPRNTFEHLSVKDGLSNNSVNCILQDREGFMWFGTNDGLNKYDGYAFTALKPDPGNPMHSFRNNQISGFCEGNNNHLWVATLGGLHDVDKRTGQVTPHMIRARNADRWNYQHSVYEDSQQVLWISTLGGLARYEPQHHQFTLYPVPQPEATIKTVFEDPQHRLWVATYQGLYLFDRETGRFTLVPALVPTGASQPTFIAFYLDKQQVLWLATATAGYGLFRLDLRRSPWHLEPYNPNRQINPFTFLNSVHGDAQGILWLATTTGLQRIDPASNLVYTYRPDPDALKSISSNTAQTVYHDRAGTLWVGTDNGIDRQAVNNKPFMTYQVLPNKGTANLTENKVVALLPDNKGRFWISNGYSVYRPVVGSNHLQAIPPETLGSAGSFKNYTQALTSDGSGGVWLGTTTGLYHFNQITGQFTNYPSEVPVEYISRTTTGNICIAGYVPPSSGIAVFNPYSHRYQYNKYRPNDPNGIPDQYIHGLLISRKGDMWVPFRKQGIGLLKAGQRRFVQYTAGVKSGLTSNDIQTVYEDAAGTIWVGTNQGGVNRYDARTDRFSAITTRNGLASNNIAAIIGDNSGHIWISTDNGLSRYNPHTHAIRNYQTTSGLPSNDFIRNAVYKQKERLYFGSLNGVVYFNPDSIRDDTRPFPVYITSLKVLDQSRILTDSVIALNYDENFLSLSFSALSYTYPEQNQYAYQLIGVDKNWVQNGSRHVANYTNLSPGYYTFRVKASNSDGIWNEKGTAIQLIIYPPWWATWWAYCIYTILAAGAIWAYMRFYTNRIRQQQELELNRREAEQLKTVDELKTRFFSNITHEFRTPLSLIISPIEKLLNDSRFDWSTRQTLALIQRNADHLLRLINQLLDLSKLEANQMTVVQMRGNIAEFVGHLLASFRPSAEQKNVLLLYSAVGPETELLFDADKWEKILANLLSNALKFTKSGGHVTVTLKPDSTQTTEEISHIEIQIEDSGIGISPEYLPHIFDRFYQIDTSRTRAYEGTGIGLALVKELIDLIGGTIYAESQPGVGTTFRLKLPVWPVTANGQAPRLPLPEKEPIRLEPSSSFSPDVAGQEFSRGLLPIVLIVEDNRELGEFLARELMASYRVLLATDGQEGWQMAQTELPDIVISDVMMPQMDGYELTHRIKNHAATDHIAVVILTAKAAHSSRIEGLQEGADDYLAKPFHLDELHLRLRNLISHQQKLRDQYRQQFAQPDMPSPLNVVEDAFLQGVYQLLETNLQDPSLSVDWLADQVAMSRKTLYRKIHSLTQLSPHDLIRQYRLRKAADLLRAGHNASQTAYQTGFKSPSYFTIVFKEFYGKTPTEFIETGFSKAE, from the coding sequence GTGCGTACTTATCTTTTTTTATTCCTGATTGTGGGCATGCAGGGGAAAGCCCAGTCTCGGCTAGAAAAAGCGGCTGCCGGCCAGTCTGCCGATCAGCCACGCAACACCTTCGAACACTTATCTGTTAAAGATGGCCTATCGAATAATTCGGTCAACTGCATTCTTCAGGATCGCGAAGGGTTTATGTGGTTTGGCACCAATGATGGGCTGAACAAATACGACGGTTATGCCTTCACAGCATTAAAGCCCGATCCAGGCAATCCAATGCACAGCTTTCGGAACAACCAGATATCGGGTTTTTGTGAGGGTAATAACAATCATTTATGGGTGGCTACCCTGGGTGGTTTACACGATGTTGATAAGCGTACTGGACAAGTTACTCCTCATATGATACGGGCCCGTAATGCCGACCGTTGGAACTATCAGCATTCGGTATATGAAGACAGCCAGCAAGTACTATGGATCAGCACATTGGGGGGGCTGGCACGCTATGAACCCCAACACCACCAATTTACACTTTATCCGGTACCTCAGCCTGAAGCAACAATCAAAACTGTTTTTGAAGATCCACAGCATCGGCTCTGGGTTGCTACCTATCAGGGGTTGTATTTATTTGACCGGGAAACGGGCCGGTTTACGCTGGTTCCGGCCTTGGTGCCGACGGGGGCCTCACAACCCACATTCATTGCGTTTTATCTGGATAAGCAGCAAGTGCTTTGGCTGGCTACAGCAACTGCCGGATATGGTTTATTTCGGCTGGATTTGCGCCGGTCGCCCTGGCATCTGGAGCCCTACAATCCCAATAGACAAATTAATCCATTTACGTTCCTGAATTCTGTTCATGGCGATGCGCAGGGTATTCTCTGGCTGGCAACAACTACGGGTTTACAACGCATTGATCCAGCCAGCAATCTGGTTTATACCTATCGGCCCGATCCGGATGCGCTAAAAAGTATTAGCAGTAATACAGCACAAACCGTTTATCACGACCGGGCAGGTACTCTATGGGTAGGCACCGACAATGGAATTGATCGGCAAGCCGTAAACAATAAGCCGTTTATGACCTACCAGGTACTACCAAACAAGGGGACCGCCAATTTGACCGAAAACAAGGTCGTGGCTTTATTGCCAGATAATAAAGGGCGGTTCTGGATTAGTAATGGCTATAGCGTATATCGTCCCGTCGTGGGTAGCAATCACCTACAGGCCATCCCCCCCGAAACCTTAGGTTCTGCCGGGTCCTTTAAAAATTACACACAGGCTCTTACTTCCGACGGCTCCGGTGGAGTCTGGCTAGGAACGACGACTGGCCTGTACCACTTCAATCAAATTACCGGTCAATTCACGAACTATCCATCCGAAGTGCCCGTCGAATATATTAGCCGAACGACAACAGGCAATATCTGCATTGCAGGATATGTACCCCCTTCTTCAGGAATTGCAGTTTTCAACCCATATTCACATCGCTATCAGTACAACAAATATCGACCCAACGACCCTAATGGCATTCCTGATCAATATATACATGGTTTGCTCATAAGCAGAAAGGGCGATATGTGGGTACCGTTCAGAAAGCAGGGAATTGGCCTTCTAAAGGCCGGTCAACGCCGTTTTGTTCAGTATACTGCCGGGGTAAAAAGTGGCCTGACCAGCAATGACATCCAGACAGTTTATGAAGATGCTGCGGGCACGATCTGGGTGGGTACAAATCAGGGAGGAGTGAATCGATATGATGCCCGCACTGACCGTTTCTCGGCAATTACAACCCGTAATGGATTGGCCAGCAACAACATTGCGGCCATTATAGGCGATAACAGCGGACATATCTGGATAAGTACTGACAATGGCCTTAGTCGCTACAATCCACACACGCATGCTATTCGTAACTACCAGACAACAAGCGGCTTGCCGAGTAATGACTTCATCCGAAATGCAGTCTATAAACAGAAGGAACGACTTTATTTCGGAAGCCTGAATGGAGTCGTTTACTTTAATCCCGATAGCATTCGCGACGATACCCGGCCTTTCCCCGTCTATATCACCTCATTAAAGGTTCTGGACCAGTCACGAATCCTAACCGACAGTGTCATTGCCCTAAACTATGATGAAAATTTTCTATCGTTAAGCTTTTCGGCTTTATCCTATACGTATCCCGAGCAAAATCAATATGCTTACCAGCTTATTGGTGTCGATAAAAACTGGGTTCAGAACGGAAGCCGCCATGTAGCTAACTACACAAACCTATCGCCGGGATACTACACATTTCGAGTAAAAGCTTCGAACAGCGATGGCATCTGGAACGAAAAAGGAACCGCTATTCAACTGATTATTTATCCACCCTGGTGGGCTACCTGGTGGGCCTATTGTATCTACACGATTCTGGCTGCCGGAGCCATATGGGCTTATATGCGATTTTATACGAACCGAATCCGACAACAGCAGGAACTGGAACTAAACCGCAGAGAGGCTGAACAACTGAAAACCGTTGATGAATTAAAAACCCGTTTTTTTTCCAACATTACCCACGAGTTCAGGACTCCATTGTCGCTGATTATCTCGCCCATCGAAAAACTTTTGAACGACTCCCGATTCGACTGGTCAACCCGCCAGACACTGGCCCTGATACAACGCAACGCCGATCACCTACTGCGGCTGATTAACCAATTGCTCGACCTGTCAAAGCTGGAAGCAAACCAAATGACTGTTGTTCAGATGCGGGGCAATATAGCAGAATTTGTTGGCCATCTGCTCGCTTCGTTTCGGCCATCTGCCGAGCAGAAAAACGTGTTACTTCTCTATTCGGCTGTTGGCCCGGAAACAGAGTTGTTGTTTGATGCCGATAAGTGGGAGAAAATTCTGGCAAATCTATTATCCAATGCCCTAAAGTTTACTAAAAGCGGAGGCCACGTAACGGTTACCCTTAAACCCGACAGCACTCAAACAACTGAAGAAATTTCGCACATCGAAATCCAAATCGAAGATTCTGGCATTGGTATTTCGCCCGAATACTTACCGCATATTTTCGATCGCTTTTATCAGATCGACACTTCCCGAACGCGTGCTTACGAAGGCACCGGCATCGGACTGGCACTCGTAAAAGAACTGATTGACCTCATTGGCGGTACAATTTATGCCGAAAGCCAGCCTGGTGTGGGTACTACTTTCCGGCTGAAGCTACCGGTTTGGCCCGTAACAGCCAATGGTCAGGCCCCCAGGTTACCTTTGCCAGAAAAAGAACCTATCCGTCTCGAACCATCATCCTCTTTTAGTCCTGATGTTGCAGGTCAGGAATTTAGTCGAGGGTTGTTGCCCATCGTTTTAATTGTTGAAGACAATCGAGAATTAGGTGAATTTCTAGCCCGCGAACTAATGGCCTCCTATCGGGTTTTGCTGGCAACAGATGGTCAGGAAGGTTGGCAAATGGCCCAGACCGAACTGCCCGATATTGTGATTTCGGATGTGATGATGCCCCAAATGGATGGTTATGAACTAACGCATCGAATCAAAAATCACGCGGCTACAGATCATATTGCGGTAGTCATCTTAACCGCAAAAGCAGCCCATAGTAGCCGTATTGAAGGATTACAGGAAGGGGCTGACGATTATTTAGCCAAACCGTTTCATTTAGATGAATTGCACTTACGATTGCGTAATCTGATTTCGCATCAGCAGAAACTTCGCGATCAATATCGGCAACAATTCGCCCAGCCCGATATGCCCAGCCCACTCAATGTTGTAGAAGATGCTTTTCTACAAGGGGTCTATCAATTACTGGAAACCAATCTCCAAGATCCCTCCCTTTCTGTCGACTGGCTGGCCGACCAGGTAGCCATGAGCCGCAAAACACTCTACCGAAAAATACATAGCCTAACCCAACTGTCGCCCCACGACCTGATCCGGCAATACCGCCTGCGCAAGGCTGCCGACTTACTGCGGGCCGGTCACAATGCTTCGCAAACGGCTTATCAAACTGGATTCAAGTCTCCGTCGTATTTTACGATCGTGTTTAAAGAGTTTTACGGTAAAACACCTACCGAATTCATTGAAACCGGATTTAGCAAAGCTGAATAA
- a CDS encoding DUF255 domain-containing protein, whose protein sequence is MNRLFLCFAAFVLLTISAFRTTLPETTAAAPKAEAKHIKWLTIQEAYALTQKKPKKFVVDVYTDWCGWCKVMDRETFSKAAIVDYVNENFYPVRLNAEQKQDITLGKETFKYVSTGNRGVHELAAALLRNQMSYPTTVFLDEKFQLIQPIPGYLEPRTFHQIITYFGNNYHQKEPFDQFKSGTYAKEYQATLAGK, encoded by the coding sequence ATGAACCGTTTGTTCCTTTGTTTTGCAGCCTTCGTACTGCTTACGATCAGCGCATTCCGAACGACCTTACCCGAAACGACTGCCGCTGCCCCCAAAGCAGAGGCCAAACATATTAAGTGGCTAACGATTCAGGAGGCCTATGCATTAACGCAAAAGAAACCGAAGAAATTTGTAGTGGATGTTTATACCGACTGGTGCGGCTGGTGTAAAGTAATGGACCGCGAAACATTTTCGAAGGCAGCCATTGTCGACTATGTCAACGAAAATTTCTACCCCGTTCGTCTTAACGCTGAGCAAAAACAGGACATTACACTTGGCAAGGAAACCTTCAAATACGTCAGTACTGGCAATCGTGGCGTACATGAGCTGGCGGCAGCCCTGCTGCGCAACCAGATGAGTTATCCGACTACCGTATTTCTGGACGAAAAATTTCAGTTGATTCAGCCAATACCGGGTTATCTGGAGCCGCGAACTTTTCACCAGATTATTACCTACTTCGGCAATAACTATCATCAGAAGGAGCCTTTCGATCAATTTAAATCGGGCACATACGCCAAAGAATACCAGGCAACCCTTGCCGGGAAATAA
- a CDS encoding IS5 family transposase: MTKQWQPLTDPQWDAISPFFDLKRKRKHELRQIINVILWLLRTGCQWRNLPPQWPNWQAVYYYFDRWKQDGTFERINAALNQSDRKRVGKEAQPSVLCIDAQSVKLNPMICEHRGMDVNKRVNGRKREFVVDTDGRLWVVDVHAANEAEGPASISLIGTILWRVGERLEKVYGDQAYNGAFAQALTEWSIDFEKASRPESTQGFVPVAKRWVVERSIAWTNFFRRIVKDYEYTLSSSVSWLYLANIQIMLQRL, encoded by the coding sequence ATGACCAAACAGTGGCAACCACTGACCGACCCTCAATGGGACGCAATTTCGCCTTTCTTTGACCTCAAACGCAAGCGAAAACATGAATTGCGCCAGATCATCAACGTTATTCTGTGGCTGCTGCGAACCGGTTGTCAATGGCGGAACCTGCCACCGCAATGGCCTAACTGGCAGGCGGTTTACTATTACTTTGACCGCTGGAAGCAGGACGGCACCTTCGAACGAATCAACGCAGCCTTGAATCAATCAGACCGAAAACGAGTGGGTAAGGAAGCTCAGCCATCTGTTCTATGCATTGATGCACAAAGTGTTAAGTTAAATCCCATGATCTGCGAACACCGGGGTATGGACGTCAATAAACGCGTCAACGGGCGAAAACGAGAGTTCGTCGTGGATACCGACGGCCGCTTGTGGGTGGTCGATGTGCATGCGGCAAATGAAGCAGAAGGACCGGCGTCAATTTCTCTGATTGGGACAATCCTTTGGCGAGTTGGGGAACGCCTGGAGAAGGTTTACGGCGATCAGGCTTACAATGGAGCTTTTGCCCAGGCATTAACCGAGTGGAGCATCGATTTCGAGAAGGCTTCGCGTCCCGAATCAACCCAAGGTTTTGTGCCTGTGGCCAAGCGATGGGTCGTTGAACGGAGCATTGCCTGGACGAATTTCTTCCGGCGCATCGTCAAAGATTACGAGTACACGCTATCTTCTTCGGTGAGTTGGCTGTATTTAGCAAACATTCAGATCATGCTACAACGCCTTTGA